In the Flavobacterium acetivorans genome, one interval contains:
- a CDS encoding HPF/RaiA family ribosome-associated protein: MTVQINTDNNVEGHARLKAYIAQELETALARFDDKVTRLEVHFGDENGDKSGVNDKRCLIEARPVNMQPVAVTHHADTTEKAFHGALDKIKKVLSTSFEKQKTY; the protein is encoded by the coding sequence ATGACAGTACAAATCAACACAGACAACAATGTAGAAGGACACGCTCGTTTGAAAGCGTATATTGCGCAGGAATTAGAAACGGCTTTAGCGCGTTTTGATGACAAAGTAACCCGTTTAGAAGTGCATTTTGGAGATGAAAACGGCGATAAGTCCGGAGTCAATGACAAACGATGTCTTATTGAAGCCCGACCGGTAAATATGCAGCCTGTAGCAGTAACTCATCATGCCGATACTACCGAGAAAGCCTTTCACGGTGCCCTGGACAAGATCAAGAAAGTGTTGAGCACAAGTTTTGAAAAACAAAAGACCTATTAA
- a CDS encoding porin family protein, with translation MNMVKTKINQSLGKSTTLRLFFSWVLLMSVSAVFSQEIEENIEVKVDSLYREDQFYFGFTYNSLLQKPAGLNQDKFSTEISAGFLRDMPINKDRTIAIASGLGFSYNNYIQNLAISRIGEKPSYAIIDPGSAYSKNKFSQLLVDVPIEFRWRTSTYESYKFWRIYGGLKFSYLLMDRSVFTDDQGKVPVSGNKDFNKILYGAYASAGYNTINVYIYYGLTPIFKTAAIDGDKIAMKSLKIGVIFYIL, from the coding sequence ATGAATATGGTAAAGACTAAAATAAATCAATCATTGGGCAAAAGCACGACTTTACGATTATTCTTTAGTTGGGTTCTTTTAATGTCTGTTTCTGCTGTTTTTTCGCAGGAAATTGAAGAGAATATAGAGGTGAAAGTAGATTCTCTTTATCGGGAAGATCAGTTTTATTTTGGATTTACTTATAATTCTTTATTGCAAAAACCTGCTGGTTTGAATCAAGATAAATTCTCAACAGAAATTTCTGCTGGTTTCCTTAGGGATATGCCAATAAATAAAGATAGAACTATTGCCATCGCTTCTGGTCTTGGTTTTTCATATAATAATTACATTCAAAATCTGGCTATTTCAAGAATAGGTGAAAAGCCTTCTTATGCAATTATAGATCCTGGAAGTGCCTATTCTAAAAATAAGTTTAGCCAACTTTTGGTTGATGTTCCAATCGAATTTAGGTGGAGGACTTCAACTTATGAGAGTTACAAGTTTTGGAGAATTTACGGCGGACTTAAATTTAGTTATTTGCTGATGGATCGCTCTGTTTTTACTGATGATCAAGGTAAAGTGCCAGTTTCAGGGAATAAGGATTTCAATAAGATTTTATACGGAGCTTATGCTTCCGCGGGTTATAATACTATCAATGTATATATCTATTATGGTTTAACGCCTATTTTTAAAACAGCAGCAATAGATGGAGATAAAATAGCGATGAAATCCCTCAAGATTGGAGTTATTTTTTATATCCTATAA
- the mscL gene encoding large conductance mechanosensitive channel protein MscL: MGFFSDFKASLMKGDVLSLATAVVIGGAFGKIVGSAVDDVIMPIVGLLTGGIDFTQKFITLDGNSYADLAAAKTAGAAVITYGNLVQAIINFVIISFFIFVVLRAAEKARKKEEVAPIAPAGPTQEELLTQIRDLLKK, encoded by the coding sequence ATGGGATTTTTTAGCGATTTTAAGGCATCTTTAATGAAAGGTGATGTATTAAGTTTGGCGACTGCTGTTGTAATTGGTGGTGCATTCGGGAAAATTGTGGGTTCGGCTGTAGATGATGTTATTATGCCCATCGTGGGTTTATTAACTGGAGGAATCGATTTTACTCAGAAGTTTATTACACTAGATGGGAACAGTTATGCTGATTTAGCTGCTGCAAAAACTGCCGGTGCTGCTGTTATTACCTATGGTAATTTAGTTCAAGCTATTATTAATTTTGTGATTATCTCATTCTTTATTTTTGTTGTTTTGAGAGCTGCTGAAAAAGCGAGAAAGAAAGAGGAGGTTGCACCTATAGCTCCTGCTGGACCTACTCAAGAGGAGTTGCTTACTCAAATTAGGGACTTGCTAAAGAAATAA
- a CDS encoding DUF5675 family protein — protein MVLVLNRTYFPEGTQGVLEWNGTIVCYTIELPWLQNQRQISCIPEGEYVLVKRFSPKFQWHLHLRNVAGRDLILIHPANDAKKELLGCIAPVSQHSGIGKGYFSRKAFGKLKALVYPVLERNEEVKISIQSNPSILLPLTFLLKERD, from the coding sequence ATGGTTTTGGTGTTGAACAGAACTTATTTTCCCGAGGGAACGCAGGGGGTCTTGGAATGGAACGGCACAATAGTTTGTTATACCATCGAATTGCCTTGGCTTCAAAATCAAAGGCAGATTTCCTGTATTCCCGAAGGAGAATATGTTTTAGTAAAGCGATTTAGCCCGAAATTCCAATGGCATTTGCATTTGAGAAATGTAGCAGGAAGAGATTTGATATTAATCCATCCCGCCAATGATGCAAAGAAGGAATTATTGGGTTGCATTGCTCCCGTTAGTCAGCATAGCGGAATTGGTAAAGGGTATTTTTCCCGAAAGGCGTTTGGAAAGCTTAAAGCTTTGGTTTATCCGGTTTTGGAGCGCAATGAAGAAGTGAAAATAAGTATTCAATCTAATCCTTCGATTCTGTTACCATTGACGTTTTTATTAAAAGAAAGAGATTAA
- a CDS encoding prolyl oligopeptidase family serine peptidase has protein sequence MKKLILVMAVTSTLSSFGQNSIQYPQTKKGETVDEYFGTKVNDPYRWLEDDRSAETAAWVKAENEVTYDYLAKIPFRNQLKERLEKLWNYEKIGAPSVEGKYTYYSKNNGLQNQSVLYRKDAAGKEEVFLDPNTFSKDGTTSLGGLDFSKDGSKVAYAISEGGSDWRKVIIMDALSKKIIEDTLIDVKFSGLSWKGNEGFYYSSYEKPKGSELSAKTDQHKLYFHKLGTSQKEDQVIFGADQKRRYVGGYVTEDDNYLVITAANSTYGNELYIKDLKKANSPIVTIVDNFNSSNSIIENEGGKLFIETDLNAPNKRIVTVDVNNPKPANWKNFIAETENVLSPTTGGGYIFANYMKDAVSVVKQYDYSGKLLREIKLPGLGTAGGFGGKKKDKTLYYSFTNYITPGTIYAFEPKAGKSTVYQKPKVDFNSSEYVSNQVFYTSKDGTKVPMMITHKKGLKLDGKNPTILYGYGGFNASLTPSFSIANAVWMENGGIYAVPNLRGGGEYGKKWHDAGTKMQKQNVFDDFIAAAEYLIAKNYTSSDFLAVRGGSNGGLLVGATMTQRPELMKVALPAVGVMDMLRYHTFTAGAGWAYDYGTAQDSKEMFEYIKGYSPVHNVKKGTQYPATMVTTGDHDDRVVPAHSFKFAAELQEKQAGTNPVLIRIDVKAGHGAGKSVAANIQENVDIQAFTLYNMGIKSLPKVK, from the coding sequence ATGAAAAAACTAATTCTTGTAATGGCAGTGACTTCTACATTAAGTTCGTTTGGCCAAAATTCCATTCAATATCCTCAAACCAAAAAAGGAGAAACTGTTGATGAGTATTTTGGGACAAAAGTAAATGATCCTTACCGTTGGTTAGAAGACGATCGGTCTGCTGAAACGGCAGCTTGGGTAAAAGCCGAAAACGAAGTAACCTATGATTATTTGGCCAAAATTCCATTTAGAAACCAGCTGAAAGAAAGATTGGAAAAACTATGGAATTATGAAAAAATTGGTGCTCCATCTGTTGAAGGAAAGTACACCTACTATTCTAAAAACAATGGATTACAAAATCAATCGGTTTTATATAGAAAAGATGCTGCCGGTAAAGAAGAGGTTTTTTTAGATCCAAATACTTTTTCTAAAGACGGTACCACTTCACTTGGTGGATTGGATTTTTCTAAAGACGGTTCTAAAGTTGCCTATGCCATTTCAGAAGGCGGAAGTGACTGGAGAAAAGTAATCATTATGGATGCTTTGTCTAAAAAAATAATCGAAGATACCCTGATAGATGTAAAATTCAGCGGATTGTCTTGGAAAGGAAACGAAGGTTTCTATTATTCTAGTTATGAGAAACCAAAAGGAAGTGAATTGTCGGCCAAGACGGATCAGCATAAATTGTATTTTCATAAACTGGGAACTTCTCAAAAAGAAGATCAGGTCATTTTTGGCGCAGACCAAAAAAGAAGATATGTGGGAGGTTATGTAACAGAAGACGATAATTACCTAGTGATTACTGCGGCCAATTCTACTTATGGAAATGAGTTGTACATCAAAGATTTGAAAAAAGCCAACAGCCCAATTGTTACTATTGTCGATAATTTCAACAGCAGCAACTCTATTATTGAAAACGAAGGCGGTAAATTATTTATCGAAACCGATCTGAATGCGCCTAACAAACGCATCGTTACTGTAGATGTGAATAATCCAAAACCGGCAAACTGGAAAAATTTTATTGCTGAAACAGAGAACGTATTGTCGCCGACTACCGGTGGAGGCTACATCTTTGCTAATTATATGAAAGATGCTGTTTCGGTAGTGAAACAATATGATTACAGTGGAAAATTGCTTCGTGAGATCAAATTACCGGGATTAGGAACAGCCGGTGGTTTTGGAGGAAAGAAAAAAGATAAAACCTTGTATTATTCTTTTACCAATTACATTACTCCGGGAACCATTTATGCTTTCGAACCAAAAGCAGGAAAATCTACCGTATACCAAAAACCAAAAGTCGATTTCAACAGCAGTGAATATGTGTCGAATCAGGTATTTTATACTTCAAAAGACGGGACAAAAGTACCGATGATGATTACCCACAAAAAAGGATTGAAACTAGACGGTAAAAATCCAACTATTCTTTATGGTTACGGTGGTTTTAACGCAAGTTTGACACCAAGTTTCAGCATAGCCAATGCGGTTTGGATGGAAAATGGCGGAATATATGCCGTGCCTAACCTTCGTGGTGGTGGTGAATACGGTAAAAAATGGCATGACGCCGGAACTAAAATGCAAAAGCAAAACGTGTTTGACGATTTCATCGCAGCTGCTGAGTATTTGATTGCTAAAAACTATACTTCTTCTGATTTTCTTGCCGTTCGTGGTGGGTCTAATGGAGGTTTGCTTGTGGGGGCAACGATGACACAGCGTCCGGAGTTGATGAAAGTGGCTTTGCCGGCGGTAGGTGTGATGGACATGTTGCGTTACCATACATTTACGGCTGGTGCAGGATGGGCTTATGATTATGGAACGGCTCAGGACAGCAAAGAAATGTTCGAATACATCAAAGGCTATTCTCCGGTACATAATGTTAAAAAAGGAACACAGTATCCGGCAACGATGGTAACCACAGGAGATCATGACGATAGAGTGGTACCGGCGCACAGTTTTAAATTTGCGGCTGAGTTGCAGGAAAAACAAGCGGGAACTAATCCGGTTTTAATCCGTATTGATGTTAAAGCAGGTCACGGAGCAGGAAAATCCGTAGCGGCAAACATTCAAGAGAATGTGGATATTCAAGCTTTCACACTTTATAATATGGGAATCAAAAGTTTACCAAAAGTAAAATAG
- a CDS encoding aspartate-semialdehyde dehydrogenase, with protein MRIAVVGATGMVGEVMLKVLAERNFPVTELIPVASERSVGKEIEYKGKKYTVVGLQTAVDMKADIALFSAGGETSLEWAPKFAAAGTTVIDNSSAWRMDPTKKLIVPEINAGELTKEDKIIANPNCSTIQMVLVLAPLHKKYNIKRVIVSTYQSITGTGVKAVQQLENEYAGVQGEMAYKYPIHRNAIPQCDSFEDNGYTKEEMKLVRETKKILSDNTIAVTATAVRVPIVGGHSEAVNVEFSNDFEVAEIQNILHHTDGVVVQDNNDTFTYPMPMYAQGKDDVFVGRIRRDESQPNTLNMWIVADNLRKGAATNTIQIAEYLIAAKLV; from the coding sequence ATGAGAATAGCAGTTGTAGGCGCTACTGGAATGGTTGGCGAGGTAATGTTAAAAGTATTGGCGGAAAGAAATTTTCCAGTAACAGAATTAATTCCCGTTGCATCTGAAAGATCAGTAGGAAAAGAAATTGAATACAAAGGAAAGAAATACACGGTTGTAGGTTTGCAAACTGCCGTAGACATGAAAGCCGATATTGCTTTGTTTTCTGCCGGTGGAGAAACTTCATTAGAGTGGGCTCCAAAATTTGCTGCAGCTGGAACAACAGTTATTGACAACTCTTCGGCCTGGAGAATGGATCCGACAAAGAAATTGATTGTTCCTGAAATCAATGCCGGCGAATTAACCAAAGAAGATAAAATTATTGCCAACCCAAACTGTTCTACCATCCAAATGGTTCTGGTTTTAGCGCCTTTGCATAAAAAATACAATATCAAGCGTGTTATTGTTTCTACTTACCAATCGATTACTGGAACTGGTGTGAAAGCAGTACAACAATTGGAAAATGAATATGCTGGGGTTCAAGGCGAAATGGCTTATAAATATCCAATTCATAGAAACGCAATTCCTCAATGTGATTCTTTTGAAGACAACGGATACACCAAAGAGGAGATGAAATTAGTTCGTGAGACTAAAAAAATCCTAAGTGATAACACTATCGCAGTTACTGCTACCGCCGTGCGTGTACCTATTGTAGGCGGACATAGTGAAGCGGTAAACGTGGAGTTTTCGAATGACTTTGAAGTAGCTGAAATTCAAAATATATTGCATCATACTGATGGGGTTGTAGTACAAGACAACAATGATACCTTTACTTATCCAATGCCGATGTATGCCCAAGGGAAAGATGATGTTTTTGTGGGAAGAATTCGTCGTGACGAAAGCCAGCCAAATACATTAAACATGTGGATTGTTGCTGATAATTTAAGAAAAGGGGCGGCCACAAATACAATTCAAATTGCGGAATATCTTATTGCCGCTAAACTGGTATAA
- a CDS encoding bifunctional UDP-N-acetylmuramoyl-tripeptide:D-alanyl-D-alanine ligase/alanine racemase gives MNLLIKNIFPVLGAQCVGSDLEAIIDTVSIDSRSLQNGPHTLFFALVGPNNDAHSFIEDLITIGVRNFVVTHVPERCADKANFLVVEDTLVALQRFAAYHRSLFDFPVIGLTGSNGKTIVKEWLNFLLSPDFNVIRSPKSYNSQVGVPLSVLSINEKHNLGIFEAGISTVAEMEKLEKIIRPSIGVLTNIGSSHDEGFDNLEEKIKEKLLLFKHTSVLICQKNDLVDRYLEPRTKAFTWSFVNEAVDVFVFKKELENQDSKLYYKYNGNSYEFTIPFQDQASLENAISCLMAMLYFEYDTATIQSRMALLFPVEMRLKVKDGINNCTLIDDSYSSDFQSLKIALDFLESQKQYQKKTVILSDIFQSGLSNEELYTKVSQLVVSNHINRVIGIGETISAFKDKFANCLTFKNTAEFVANFENLDFTNETILIKGARSFQFEEIVYLLEEKTHETVLEINMNAISYNLNFFKSKLKAKVKLMVMVKAFGYGSGGLEIAKLLEHHKVDYLGVAFADEGISLKNGGIQLPIMVLNPENTSFSAIIQHQLEPEIYCLKGLYAFLKIAKQKNLEHFPIHIKLDTGMHRLGFEENVIEELIAALKGEDSVEVRSILTHMATSDDLKHHDFSVSQIELFDKLSSRIMRELGINPIRHILNTSGISNFPNSQFDMVRLGIGLYGVSNDTAEQKYLENVGTLKTVISQIRLVPVGESVGYGRRFIAQRPTTVATIPIGYADGIARAWGNGVGFVTIKGKKATILGSICMDMMMVDVTDVECTEGDSVIVFGESPTVSEIAQKLHTIPYEILTSISQRVKRVFYR, from the coding sequence ATGAATTTACTGATAAAAAATATTTTCCCTGTTCTTGGAGCCCAATGTGTTGGGAGTGATCTAGAAGCGATAATAGATACTGTTTCTATTGATAGCCGCTCGTTGCAAAACGGACCACATACTTTGTTTTTTGCCTTGGTAGGGCCTAATAACGATGCGCATTCTTTTATTGAAGATTTAATAACCATTGGGGTTCGCAATTTTGTTGTAACCCATGTTCCAGAGCGATGTGCTGATAAGGCTAATTTTTTGGTTGTTGAAGATACCCTAGTTGCTTTGCAGCGATTTGCGGCTTATCACCGGAGTCTCTTTGATTTTCCTGTTATTGGTTTGACTGGAAGTAATGGTAAAACAATTGTAAAGGAATGGCTTAATTTTTTGCTAAGCCCAGATTTTAATGTGATTCGGAGTCCCAAGAGTTATAACTCTCAGGTGGGTGTTCCTTTATCAGTTCTTTCTATAAATGAGAAACACAATCTGGGGATTTTTGAGGCAGGGATTTCTACTGTCGCCGAAATGGAAAAATTAGAGAAAATCATTCGGCCATCAATAGGAGTTTTGACTAATATTGGTTCTTCACATGACGAAGGCTTTGACAATTTGGAAGAAAAAATAAAAGAAAAACTACTTCTTTTTAAACATACTTCAGTGCTTATTTGCCAAAAAAACGATTTGGTCGATAGATACCTAGAGCCAAGAACGAAAGCATTTACATGGAGTTTTGTTAATGAAGCGGTTGATGTTTTTGTCTTCAAGAAAGAGTTAGAGAATCAAGACAGCAAACTTTATTATAAATACAATGGGAATTCGTATGAGTTCACCATACCATTTCAGGATCAGGCTTCTTTAGAAAATGCGATTAGTTGTTTAATGGCGATGCTCTATTTTGAGTATGATACTGCTACAATCCAGTCCCGAATGGCCTTGTTATTTCCTGTTGAAATGCGATTGAAAGTAAAAGATGGTATCAACAATTGCACGTTGATTGATGATAGTTATAGTTCGGATTTTCAATCCTTAAAAATAGCGTTGGATTTTCTAGAGAGTCAAAAGCAATACCAAAAGAAAACGGTCATTCTGTCGGATATTTTTCAGAGTGGTTTGTCTAATGAAGAATTGTATACCAAAGTTTCCCAATTGGTCGTGTCTAATCATATAAATAGAGTCATCGGAATTGGCGAAACGATATCAGCATTCAAGGATAAGTTTGCAAATTGCCTCACTTTTAAAAATACGGCCGAGTTTGTTGCGAATTTTGAAAATTTAGATTTTACTAACGAGACTATCTTGATAAAAGGGGCTCGCTCGTTCCAATTTGAAGAGATTGTTTATTTGCTCGAAGAGAAAACTCATGAAACTGTTCTCGAAATCAATATGAATGCAATCAGTTACAACCTAAATTTCTTCAAGTCGAAACTCAAGGCCAAGGTGAAATTGATGGTCATGGTCAAGGCTTTTGGATACGGTAGCGGAGGACTGGAAATAGCCAAATTACTCGAGCATCATAAAGTTGATTATTTGGGTGTGGCTTTTGCCGATGAGGGAATTTCGTTGAAAAACGGAGGTATTCAATTGCCTATCATGGTGTTGAATCCAGAAAACACCAGTTTTTCGGCGATTATACAGCATCAGTTGGAGCCTGAAATTTATTGTTTGAAAGGCCTGTACGCTTTTTTAAAAATTGCGAAACAGAAAAATTTGGAGCATTTTCCAATTCACATTAAGCTTGATACGGGAATGCATCGTTTGGGATTTGAGGAAAATGTCATTGAGGAATTGATTGCTGCTCTGAAAGGGGAAGATTCGGTTGAGGTGCGAAGTATTTTGACGCACATGGCAACAAGTGATGATTTAAAACACCATGATTTTTCAGTTTCACAGATTGAATTGTTCGATAAATTGTCTTCAAGGATTATGAGGGAATTAGGGATTAATCCTATTCGTCATATTTTAAACACCTCAGGAATTAGTAATTTTCCCAATTCACAATTTGATATGGTGCGCTTAGGTATAGGGCTTTATGGCGTTTCTAACGATACTGCTGAACAGAAGTATTTAGAAAACGTAGGGACATTGAAAACCGTTATTTCACAAATCAGATTAGTTCCCGTGGGAGAAAGCGTAGGTTACGGCCGAAGATTTATTGCCCAAAGGCCCACAACAGTAGCTACTATTCCTATAGGTTATGCCGATGGAATAGCAAGAGCTTGGGGTAACGGTGTTGGATTTGTTACCATTAAAGGTAAAAAAGCAACTATTTTGGGAAGTATCTGTATGGATATGATGATGGTAGATGTAACAGATGTTGAGTGTACAGAAGGAGATTCGGTAATCGTTTTTGGCGAAAGCCCTACCGTTTCTGAAATTGCTCAAAAGTTGCATACAATTCCTTATGAGATTCTTACTAGTATTTCTCAAAGAGTGAAAAGAGTTTTTTACCGATAA
- a CDS encoding TonB-dependent receptor produces MKKIIITLILGFSAMLQAQNTVSGTVRDGANKPIIGVSVYAPELHKGTTTDANGKYILDNLPNGNLNITFVFVGFSNQNKTITNLQKENILDVVLEETLFQMDEVIVSTAFNKIQSQNVMKVEHEKMVDLQRKGTATLIEGLATIPGVSQVSTGTSIGKPVIRGLSGNRVLVYSQGVRMENQQFGDEHGLGLNDSGIESVEVIKGPASLLYGSDALGGVLYFNPEKFAIANTFKADFSQKLFSNTLGSSSSLGVKTSTENWKFLARGSYDTHSDYRIAGGDRVTNTRYNETDFKTGIGYNNAKFSTVLRYNYNKLDLGIPEEGIAEQTSSKNTEFPRQGVFNHLLSLNSIFYLKNSKIDVDLGYVANDRSEFEDSNIAGLQMKLKTFNYDAKYYFPKIGKLESIVGIQGMHQTNTNSGEEYLIPDATTNDFGVFGTANYEWKSNVLQAGLRFDNRQITSSAHGELGEEGYFKAIDKSFDSFNASLGYKTNLADALTLRLNLASGFRAPNLAELTSNGVHEGSNRYEVGNSDLKTEQNLQTDLNLEYGNSHFEFFVNGFYNHINNYIYTSPAGTQIDNNDVFNYIQNNAKLYGGEIGLHLHPHPLDWLHYETSFETVTGKKQDGDYLPLIPANNWKNTIRTEFKIKNWLEEGFAALSVNTTLSQDNVSGFETSSNGYTLINLGFGGKVKLGKTVFNVNVNGNNLFDKSYIAHLSRLKTDGIPNIGRNVVLGVHFNL; encoded by the coding sequence ATGAAAAAAATTATAATTACCCTAATACTAGGGTTTTCGGCGATGCTTCAGGCTCAAAACACGGTTTCAGGAACGGTTAGGGATGGTGCTAATAAACCCATAATAGGGGTTTCGGTTTATGCTCCTGAACTCCATAAAGGCACAACTACGGATGCCAATGGAAAATATATCTTGGACAATCTCCCTAATGGAAATTTAAATATAACTTTTGTCTTTGTTGGTTTTTCCAATCAGAATAAGACGATAACAAATCTTCAAAAAGAAAACATACTAGACGTAGTTCTGGAAGAGACCTTGTTTCAAATGGACGAGGTAATTGTTTCCACGGCTTTCAACAAAATACAATCGCAAAATGTAATGAAAGTCGAACACGAAAAAATGGTTGATTTACAACGAAAAGGAACTGCGACTCTAATCGAAGGATTGGCTACTATTCCTGGAGTTTCGCAGGTTTCAACTGGAACATCCATCGGCAAGCCGGTTATTCGAGGTTTGAGCGGCAATCGCGTATTAGTTTATTCACAAGGAGTTCGAATGGAAAATCAACAGTTTGGGGATGAGCATGGCTTGGGATTAAATGACTCTGGAATTGAAAGTGTTGAGGTAATCAAAGGGCCGGCATCTTTGCTCTATGGTTCGGATGCCTTAGGTGGTGTTTTGTATTTTAATCCAGAGAAATTTGCCATCGCCAATACTTTTAAAGCGGATTTTAGTCAAAAATTATTTTCAAATACATTGGGAAGCAGTTCTTCTTTAGGGGTAAAAACATCTACTGAAAACTGGAAATTTCTTGCTCGAGGGAGTTACGACACCCACTCTGATTATAGAATTGCAGGAGGAGATCGTGTAACCAATACCCGTTACAATGAAACGGATTTCAAAACAGGAATTGGCTACAACAATGCTAAATTCTCTACGGTTTTAAGATACAATTACAATAAGTTGGATTTAGGGATTCCCGAGGAAGGAATTGCTGAGCAGACTTCGAGCAAGAATACCGAGTTTCCTAGACAAGGCGTTTTCAATCATTTGTTGAGCTTGAATTCTATTTTCTATCTGAAAAATTCAAAAATCGATGTGGATTTGGGTTATGTGGCCAATGACAGAAGCGAATTTGAAGACAGCAATATAGCCGGATTGCAGATGAAGTTAAAAACCTTCAACTATGATGCGAAATATTATTTTCCAAAAATAGGTAAGTTAGAGTCCATTGTGGGGATACAAGGAATGCATCAGACAAATACGAATTCTGGGGAAGAATATTTAATTCCGGATGCAACTACAAATGATTTTGGTGTTTTTGGAACAGCAAATTACGAGTGGAAATCCAATGTATTACAAGCGGGATTGCGTTTTGATAACCGACAAATTACCAGTAGTGCCCATGGCGAGTTAGGTGAAGAAGGTTATTTTAAAGCCATCGATAAATCATTCGACAGCTTTAATGCTTCGTTGGGCTACAAGACAAATCTTGCCGATGCTTTAACGTTACGACTGAATCTTGCTTCGGGTTTCAGAGCGCCGAATTTGGCCGAGTTGACTTCCAATGGTGTTCACGAAGGAAGTAATCGCTACGAAGTAGGGAACAGTGATTTGAAAACAGAACAAAACCTGCAAACGGATTTGAATTTAGAATACGGCAACAGCCATTTTGAGTTTTTTGTAAATGGATTTTACAATCACATCAATAATTACATCTATACTTCCCCTGCAGGGACTCAAATCGATAACAATGATGTTTTTAACTATATTCAGAATAATGCCAAATTATACGGTGGTGAAATAGGATTGCATCTTCACCCGCATCCATTGGATTGGTTGCATTATGAGACCAGTTTTGAAACCGTAACAGGGAAAAAACAGGACGGGGATTATTTGCCTTTGATTCCGGCAAACAATTGGAAAAACACCATTAGAACCGAGTTTAAGATTAAAAATTGGCTCGAAGAAGGTTTTGCCGCATTAAGCGTAAACACGACCTTGAGTCAAGACAATGTGAGTGGTTTTGAAACCAGTTCAAATGGATATACCTTGATTAATCTTGGTTTTGGAGGAAAAGTAAAACTAGGAAAAACAGTGTTTAATGTTAACGTAAACGGAAATAACTTGTTTGATAAATCCTATATTGCCCATCTTTCCAGATTAAAAACAGACGGAATTCCTAACATTGGTAGAAATGTGGTTCTAGGAGTTCATTTCAATTTATAA